From Rutidosis leptorrhynchoides isolate AG116_Rl617_1_P2 chromosome 3, CSIRO_AGI_Rlap_v1, whole genome shotgun sequence, a single genomic window includes:
- the LOC139900733 gene encoding uncharacterized protein, with the protein MLNALATYSNLVSRGISLPSSLCPFCNTEVEDLLHLFVKCKFVVPLWKNILSWWNSSDPIPVDLNNAFGSTCYQMGSSNACKAFYASRLILLWLVWKWRNKLVHSPSDKRQSILNEDVLVDLKILSFLWLKNRSKLVLGEFEDWRCNPLSIEKH; encoded by the coding sequence ATGCTCAATGCCCTAGCTACGTATAGCAATCTGGTTAGCCGAGGTATTTCTCTTCCATCCTCTCTGTGCCCATTTTGTAACACAGAGGTAGAAGATTTgcttcatttatttgttaaatgcAAATTTGTTGTTCCGTTGTGGAAGAATATCTTATCTTGGTGGAACTCTAGTGATCCTATTCCGGTTGATTTGAACAATGCATTTGGTTCTACTTGTTACCAAATGGGATCATCTAATGCATGTAAAGCTTTTTATGCTTCAAGGCTTATTCTCTTATGGTTGGTTTGGAAATGGCGAAATAAGTTGGTTCACTCTCCATCGGATAAAAGACAATCCATTCTTAATGAAGACGTTTTGGTGGATCTTAAGATTCTTTCATTTTTGTGGCTTAAAAATAGATCGAAGCTGGTTCTTGGCGAGTTCGAAGATTGGAGATGTAACCCTTTGAGTATTGAAAAACATTAG